In Oryza sativa Japonica Group chromosome 2, ASM3414082v1, the following are encoded in one genomic region:
- the LOC4330811 gene encoding methionine aminopeptidase 1D, chloroplastic/mitochondrial isoform X1: MATSSSPRLLSSFLGDRLLSASARPLLRGAAPGSRRAAYQATRTLCNLVDILFNRGQSDKPEDNPRRLRPGKVSPRLSVPKHIQRPPYVNARQRPGLHNGPEIHDERGIECMRASGKLAAQVLKFAGTLVEPGITTDEIDKAVHQMIVDNGAYPSPLGYCGFPKSVCTSVNECICHGIPDSRPLEDGDIINIDVTVYLNRVFLCISSLYLHKCQSMTMVAGQLGYHGDTSATFLCGNVDDKAKKLVQVTRECLDKAISICAPGVEIKRIGRTIQDHADKFKFGVVRQFVGHGVGQVFHAEPVVLHFRNNEWGRMTLNQTFTIEPMLTVGSVNPVIWSDDWTAVTEDGSLSAQFEHTILITEDGAEILTQC; encoded by the exons ATGgcgacctcgtcgtcgccgcgcctgctctcctccttcctcggcgaccgcctcctctccgccaGCGCCAGGCCGCTCCTCCGCGGGGCCGCTCCAG GAAGCAGGCGGGCCGCGTATCAGGCGACGAGAACGCTCTGCAACCTGGTGGATATCCTCTTCAACAG AGGTCAGAGTGACAAACCGGAAGATAACCCTAGACGCCTACGGCCTGGGAAAGTATCTCCTCGTCTAAGCGTTCCCAAACATATACAGCGGCCACCATATGTCAATGCTCGTCAAAGACCTGGATTGCACAATGGACCTGAAATACATGATGAGAGAGGGATCGAATGCATGAGGGCTTCTGGAAAGCTTGCTGCACAAGTTTTGAAGTTTGCCGGGACTCTTGTAGAG CCAGGCATAACAACTGATGAGATTGATAAAGCGGTGCACCAAATGATAGTAGATAATGGAGCATACCCTTCGCCACTTGGTTATTGCGGTTTTCCAAAGAGTGTCTGCACCTCAGTGAATGAGTGCATCTGTCATGGTATACCTGATTCTCGTCCTCTTGAA GATGGTGACATTATCAACATTGATGTTACTGTTTATCTCAAT agAGTGTTTCTATGCATCTCCTccttatatttgcataaatgtCAAAGTATGACAATGGTGGCTGGACAGCTG GGTTACCACGGTGATACATCTGCTACATTTCTATGTGGTAATGTTGATGACAAAGCTAAGAAATTAGTTCAG GTAACAAGAGAATGTCTCGACAAGGCTATATCAATCTGCGCCCCTGGGGTGGAGATCAAACGTATTGGTCGAACTATACA GGACCATGCAGATAAATTCAAGTTTGGTGTAGTTCGACAGTTCGTCGGTCATGGGGTTGGACAAGTGTTTCATGCTGAACCTGTGGTGCTTCATTTCC GAAACAATGAATGGGGCCGTATGACATTGAACCAAACATTTACTATAG agcCCATGCTAACCGTGGGGAGCGTAAATCCAGTTATATGGTCCGATGACTGGACAGCGGTGACTGAAGACGGCAGCTTGTCAGCACAGTTTGAGCACACAATACTGATTACAGAGGATGGCGCGGAGATACTGACGCAGTGTTAA
- the LOC4330811 gene encoding methionine aminopeptidase 1D, chloroplastic/mitochondrial isoform X2: protein MATSSSPRLLSSFLGDRLLSASARPLLRGAAPGSRRAAYQATRTLCNLVDILFNRGQSDKPEDNPRRLRPGKVSPRLSVPKHIQRPPYVNARQRPGLHNGPEIHDERGIECMRASGKLAAQVLKFAGTLVEPGITTDEIDKAVHQMIVDNGAYPSPLGYCGFPKSVCTSVNECICHGIPDSRPLEDGDIINIDVTVYLNGYHGDTSATFLCGNVDDKAKKLVQVTRECLDKAISICAPGVEIKRIGRTIQDHADKFKFGVVRQFVGHGVGQVFHAEPVVLHFRNNEWGRMTLNQTFTIEPMLTVGSVNPVIWSDDWTAVTEDGSLSAQFEHTILITEDGAEILTQC from the exons ATGgcgacctcgtcgtcgccgcgcctgctctcctccttcctcggcgaccgcctcctctccgccaGCGCCAGGCCGCTCCTCCGCGGGGCCGCTCCAG GAAGCAGGCGGGCCGCGTATCAGGCGACGAGAACGCTCTGCAACCTGGTGGATATCCTCTTCAACAG AGGTCAGAGTGACAAACCGGAAGATAACCCTAGACGCCTACGGCCTGGGAAAGTATCTCCTCGTCTAAGCGTTCCCAAACATATACAGCGGCCACCATATGTCAATGCTCGTCAAAGACCTGGATTGCACAATGGACCTGAAATACATGATGAGAGAGGGATCGAATGCATGAGGGCTTCTGGAAAGCTTGCTGCACAAGTTTTGAAGTTTGCCGGGACTCTTGTAGAG CCAGGCATAACAACTGATGAGATTGATAAAGCGGTGCACCAAATGATAGTAGATAATGGAGCATACCCTTCGCCACTTGGTTATTGCGGTTTTCCAAAGAGTGTCTGCACCTCAGTGAATGAGTGCATCTGTCATGGTATACCTGATTCTCGTCCTCTTGAA GATGGTGACATTATCAACATTGATGTTACTGTTTATCTCAAT GGTTACCACGGTGATACATCTGCTACATTTCTATGTGGTAATGTTGATGACAAAGCTAAGAAATTAGTTCAG GTAACAAGAGAATGTCTCGACAAGGCTATATCAATCTGCGCCCCTGGGGTGGAGATCAAACGTATTGGTCGAACTATACA GGACCATGCAGATAAATTCAAGTTTGGTGTAGTTCGACAGTTCGTCGGTCATGGGGTTGGACAAGTGTTTCATGCTGAACCTGTGGTGCTTCATTTCC GAAACAATGAATGGGGCCGTATGACATTGAACCAAACATTTACTATAG agcCCATGCTAACCGTGGGGAGCGTAAATCCAGTTATATGGTCCGATGACTGGACAGCGGTGACTGAAGACGGCAGCTTGTCAGCACAGTTTGAGCACACAATACTGATTACAGAGGATGGCGCGGAGATACTGACGCAGTGTTAA
- the LOC4330812 gene encoding putative 4-hydroxy-4-methyl-2-oxoglutarate aldolase 2 isoform X2, which produces MEFGSCEIRGKCRGLCAKSSEDSSPTFARRRGHEETLTLTLLPGITSCARPRPRPRGRSGWWVIRCPPPPATSPPPLLPIFTNTIPTSDPDRANHHPQSDPSPDWPGQIAADPTPRNPLPRPRARTESNMAALPLATAELCDANAHLIMNGELRALQPVFQVYGRRQVFAGPIVTLKVYEDNVLVREFLEEKGQGRVLVVDGGGSLRCAILGGNPVQQAQNNGWAGIVVNGCIRDVDEINGCDIGVRALNSHPMKANKKGIGEKHVPVTIAGTRICDGEWLYADTDGILISRTELTV; this is translated from the exons ATGGAATTTGGAAGCTGCGAGATACGAGGGAAATGCAGGGGCCTATGCGCAAAAAGCTCAGAGGATTCTTCCCCGACATTCGCACGACGCCGCGGGCATGAGGAGACGCTCACGCTGACGCTGCTGCCTGGAATCACGTCTTGcgcacgcccacgcccacgcccacgcggACGCAGCGGGTGGTGGGTTATTCggtgccctccgccgccggctacctcccctcctccgctcctccccATCTTCACAAATACCATCCCAACCAGTGATCCAGATCGAGCCAACCACCACCCCCAATCGGATCCCTCACCCGATTGGCCCGGCCAGATCGCCGCCGATCCGACCCCGCGCAACCCTCTCCCGCGGCCGCGAGCGAG AACCGAATCCAATATGGCTGCCTTGCCATTAGCCACAGCCGAATTATGTGATGCAAATGCACATTTGATCATGAATGGCGAGCTTCGTGCTCTCCAGCCCGTCTTCCAAGTCTACGGAAGGCGGCAGGTTTTCGCCGGCCCTATCGTGACGCTGAAGGTCTACGAGGACAATGTTCTTGTTCGCGAGTTCCTGGAGGAGAAGGGCCAAGGCAGGGTTCTCGTGGTCGATGGTGGTGGGAGCCTGCGGTGCGCCATTTTGGGTGGCAACCCTGTGCAGCAGGCGCAGAACAATGGGTGGGCTGGCATCGTCGTCAATGGTTGCATCAGGGACGTGGATGAGATCAATGGCTGCGACATTGGTGTCCGAGCTCTGAACTCGCACCCTATGAAAGCAAACAAGAAGGGCATCGGGGAGAAGCATGTGCCTGTGACCATTGCAGGGACCAGGATTTGCGACGGGGAGTGGCTCTACGCCGATACTGATGGTATTCTCATCTCAAGGACTGAATTGACTGTGTGa
- the LOC4330812 gene encoding putative 4-hydroxy-4-methyl-2-oxoglutarate aldolase 2 isoform X1 encodes MEFGSCEIRGKCRGLCAKSSEDSSPTFARRRGHEETLTLTLLPGITSCARPRPRPRGRSGWWVIRCPPPPATSPPPLLPIFTNTIPTSDPDRANHHPQSDPSPDWPGQIAADPTPRNPLPRPRASRTESNMAALPLATAELCDANAHLIMNGELRALQPVFQVYGRRQVFAGPIVTLKVYEDNVLVREFLEEKGQGRVLVVDGGGSLRCAILGGNPVQQAQNNGWAGIVVNGCIRDVDEINGCDIGVRALNSHPMKANKKGIGEKHVPVTIAGTRICDGEWLYADTDGILISRTELTV; translated from the exons ATGGAATTTGGAAGCTGCGAGATACGAGGGAAATGCAGGGGCCTATGCGCAAAAAGCTCAGAGGATTCTTCCCCGACATTCGCACGACGCCGCGGGCATGAGGAGACGCTCACGCTGACGCTGCTGCCTGGAATCACGTCTTGcgcacgcccacgcccacgcccacgcggACGCAGCGGGTGGTGGGTTATTCggtgccctccgccgccggctacctcccctcctccgctcctccccATCTTCACAAATACCATCCCAACCAGTGATCCAGATCGAGCCAACCACCACCCCCAATCGGATCCCTCACCCGATTGGCCCGGCCAGATCGCCGCCGATCCGACCCCGCGCAACCCTCTCCCGCGGCCGCGAGCGAG CAGAACCGAATCCAATATGGCTGCCTTGCCATTAGCCACAGCCGAATTATGTGATGCAAATGCACATTTGATCATGAATGGCGAGCTTCGTGCTCTCCAGCCCGTCTTCCAAGTCTACGGAAGGCGGCAGGTTTTCGCCGGCCCTATCGTGACGCTGAAGGTCTACGAGGACAATGTTCTTGTTCGCGAGTTCCTGGAGGAGAAGGGCCAAGGCAGGGTTCTCGTGGTCGATGGTGGTGGGAGCCTGCGGTGCGCCATTTTGGGTGGCAACCCTGTGCAGCAGGCGCAGAACAATGGGTGGGCTGGCATCGTCGTCAATGGTTGCATCAGGGACGTGGATGAGATCAATGGCTGCGACATTGGTGTCCGAGCTCTGAACTCGCACCCTATGAAAGCAAACAAGAAGGGCATCGGGGAGAAGCATGTGCCTGTGACCATTGCAGGGACCAGGATTTGCGACGGGGAGTGGCTCTACGCCGATACTGATGGTATTCTCATCTCAAGGACTGAATTGACTGTGTGa
- the LOC136351051 gene encoding putative 4-hydroxy-4-methyl-2-oxoglutarate aldolase 2 has protein sequence MAALPLATAEVCDANSNPIIAGELRALPPIFKIYGRRQVFAGPVATVKVFEDNVLVRELLQEKGHGRVLVVDGGGSVRCALLGGNLAQLAQINGWVGIVVNGCIRDVDEINGCDVGVRALNSHPMKSGKKGAGEKRVPVTIEGTRICDGEWLYADADGILISRTELTV, from the coding sequence ATGGCCGCGCTGCCATTAGCCACCGCCGAAGTGTGCGACGCAAACTCAAATCCAAtcatcgccggcgagctccgcgcCCTCCCTCCCATCTTCAAAATCTACGGGAGGCGGCAGGTTTTCGCCGGCCCAGTCGCGACGGTGAAGGTGTTCGAGGACAACGTGCTGGTCCGCGAGCTCCTCCAGGAGAAGGGACATGGCCGGGtgctcgtcgtcgacggcggtggTAGCGTGCGCTGCGCCCTCTTGGGCGGCAACCTCGCGCAGCTGGCGCAGATCAATGGATGGGTCGGCATCGTCGTCAATGGCTGCATCAgggatgtggatgagatcaatgGCTGTGACGTTGGTGTCCGTGCTCTCAATTCGCACCCTATGAAGTCGGGGAAGAAGGGCGCCGGTGAGAAGCGTGTGCCTGTGACCATTGAAGGGACCAGGATTTGCGACGGCGAGTGGCTCTACGCTGATGCTGATGGCATTCTCATCTCGAGGACTGAATTGACTGTGTGA
- the LOC4330814 gene encoding putative 4-hydroxy-4-methyl-2-oxoglutarate aldolase 2 isoform X1, with translation MAAAVPTGCYKCGRPGHWSRDCPSEPAGAGAASTDNPNPNPNPKPSASRFAPYPRPRFGKSAAAAAAAEGEDGSGGQAQGKKKKKERATRPKLTPDLLLSDDGLGFVLRYFPKAFKPRARPGHERCVSELRDRVARGGDPTLLHEPPVEVIPEGEPDGATAEDPIFGTEVPATENHGVDQVQEDIDIPVESNDVDPMQEDLLNEIYNKEADEPQIPAVGGTAEETTPAMAPKEAKPQDDPPREAQNQPGKIQLTEEQRARMEANRLRALERAAAARARASQPA, from the exons atggcggcggcggtgcccacCGGCTGCTACAAGTGCGGCCGTCCGGGCCACTGGTCCCGCGACTGCCCCTCcgagcccgccggcgccggcgctgcaTCCACCgacaaccctaaccctaaccccaaCCCCAAACCCAGCGCCTCCCGCTTCGCCCCTTACCCGAGGCCGAGGTTCGGGAAgagtgccgcggcggcggcggcggcagaaggGGAGGACGGGAGTGGCGGCCAGGCGCAGggtaagaagaagaagaaggagagggcgacgcggcccAAGCTCACTCCGGACTTGCTGCTCTCCGATGACGGCCTTGGCTTCGTCCTCCGCTACTTCCCCAAGGCCTTCAAACCCCGCGCCCGCCCCGGCCACGAG AGATGCGTTTCTGAACTGAGGGACAGGGTTGCCAGAGGGGGAGATCCTACCCTACTGCATGAACCGCCGGTCGAAGTCATCCCAGAGGGCGAACCAG ATGGAGCCACAGCTGAAGACCCAATTTTTGGGACTGAAGTTCCGGCGACCGAAAACCATGGCGTGGACCAGGTGCAAGAAGATATAGACATACCGGTCGAAAGCAACGATGTGGATCCCATGCAAGAAGATCTCCTTAATGAAATCTACAATAAGGAAGCTGAT GAGCCACAAATCCCAGCTGTTGGAGGAACAGCCGAGGAAACCACACCGGCCATGGCTCCAAAGGAAGCGAAACCACAAGATGATCCACCACGAGAAGCGCAGAACCAACCGGGCAAGATTCAGCTGACCGAAGAGCAGAGGGCGCGCATGGAGGCAAACCGGCTCAGGGCCTTGGAGAGGGCAGCAGCGGCGCGTGCTCGCGCCTCGCAGCCGGCATAG
- the LOC4330814 gene encoding putative 4-hydroxy-4-methyl-2-oxoglutarate aldolase 2, translating to MAAAVPTGCYKCGRPGHWSRDCPSEPAGAGAASTDNPNPNPNPKPSASRFAPYPRPRFGKSAAAAAAAEGEDGSGGQAQGKKKKKERATRPKLTPDLLLSDDGLGFVLRYFPKAFKPRARPGHEVEDLGNLIKLYTDWHSRLIPYYSFDQFVRKVEKVGASNRVRRCVSELRDRVARGGDPTLLHEPPVEVIPEGEPDGATAEDPIFGTEVPATENHGVDQVQEDIDIPVESNDVDPMQEDLLNEIYNKEADEPQIPAVGGTAEETTPAMAPKEAKPQDDPPREAQNQPGKIQLTEEQRARMEANRLRALERAAAARARASQPA from the exons atggcggcggcggtgcccacCGGCTGCTACAAGTGCGGCCGTCCGGGCCACTGGTCCCGCGACTGCCCCTCcgagcccgccggcgccggcgctgcaTCCACCgacaaccctaaccctaaccccaaCCCCAAACCCAGCGCCTCCCGCTTCGCCCCTTACCCGAGGCCGAGGTTCGGGAAgagtgccgcggcggcggcggcggcagaaggGGAGGACGGGAGTGGCGGCCAGGCGCAGggtaagaagaagaagaaggagagggcgacgcggcccAAGCTCACTCCGGACTTGCTGCTCTCCGATGACGGCCTTGGCTTCGTCCTCCGCTACTTCCCCAAGGCCTTCAAACCCCGCGCCCGCCCCGGCCACGAG GTAGAGGATCTTGGTAATCTGATCAAGCTATACACAGACTGGCACTCTCGCTTGATTCCTTATTACTCCTTTGATCAGTTTGTGCGAAAAGTCGAGAAAGTGGGGGCTAGTAACCGTGTTAGG AGATGCGTTTCTGAACTGAGGGACAGGGTTGCCAGAGGGGGAGATCCTACCCTACTGCATGAACCGCCGGTCGAAGTCATCCCAGAGGGCGAACCAG ATGGAGCCACAGCTGAAGACCCAATTTTTGGGACTGAAGTTCCGGCGACCGAAAACCATGGCGTGGACCAGGTGCAAGAAGATATAGACATACCGGTCGAAAGCAACGATGTGGATCCCATGCAAGAAGATCTCCTTAATGAAATCTACAATAAGGAAGCTGAT GAGCCACAAATCCCAGCTGTTGGAGGAACAGCCGAGGAAACCACACCGGCCATGGCTCCAAAGGAAGCGAAACCACAAGATGATCCACCACGAGAAGCGCAGAACCAACCGGGCAAGATTCAGCTGACCGAAGAGCAGAGGGCGCGCATGGAGGCAAACCGGCTCAGGGCCTTGGAGAGGGCAGCAGCGGCGCGTGCTCGCGCCTCGCAGCCGGCATAG
- the LOC4330815 gene encoding cytoplasmic tRNA 2-thiolation protein 1, with protein sequence MDSAVDGPRQPPARAGSRLCTRCGERKAALKRPKTLEQICRECFYVVFEDEIHQTIVDNNLFKPGDRVAIGASGGKDSTVLAYVLSELNRRHKYCLDLFLLSVDEGITGYRDDSLETVKRNEIQYGLPLKIVSYKDLYGWTMDDIVKAIGLKNNCTFCGVFRRQALDRGAALLKVDKIVTGHNADDIAETVLLNILRGDIARLSRCTFITTGEDGPIPRCKPFKYTYEKEIVMYAYFKKLDYFSTECIYSPNAYRGFAREFIKDLERMRPRAILDIIKSGENFRISTTTRMPEQGTCERCGYISSQKLCKACVLLDGLNRGLPKLGIGRTKGIAGGDGDCEQQATRSERNRSSLQGKHGNFDF encoded by the exons ATGGACTCTGCCGTTGATGGCCCGAGACAACCTCCGGCTAGGGCGGGGAGCCGCCTCTGCACACGCTGCGGCGAGCGGAAGGCCGCCCTCAAGCGTCCCAAAACCTTAGAGCAG ATATGTAGGGAATGCTTCTATGTTGTCTTTGAGGATGAGATCCATCAGACTATTGTTGACAATAATTTGTTTAAACCTGGTGATCGTGTGGCCATTGGAGCTTCTGGTGGAAAAG ATTCAACCGTGCTCGCATATGTGCTATCAGAGTTAAATCGTCGTCACAAATATTGCCTTGATTTGTTTCTCTTATCTGTGGATGAAGGAATTACTGGTTATAGAGACGACTCACTAGAAACTGTTAAAAGGAATGAAATACAG TATGGCCTGCCATTGAAAATAGTTTCCTATAAGGACCTCTATGGCTGGACAATGGATGATATTGTGAAAGCAATTGGCCTAAAAAATAACTGTACCTTTTGTGGTGTTTTTCGACGTCAG gCACTGGACCGAGGTGCTGCTCTCTTAAAAGTTGACAAGATTGTGACTGGACATAATGCTGATGACATTGCAGAAACTGTGTTATTGAATATATTACGTGGTGATATTGCACG GTTAAGTAGATGTACCTTTATAACTACTGGTGAAGATGGGCCAATCCCAAGATGCAAGCCTTTCAAATACACCTACGAGAAGGAGATTGTTAT GTATGCATATTTCAAAAAGCTGGACTACTTCTCCACAGAAT GCATATATTCACCAAATGCATACCGTGGATTTGCTCGCGAATTTATTAAAGATCTGGAAAGGATGAG ACCTAGAGCTATACTGGACATCATAAAATCAGGTGAGAATTTTAGGATCTCCACAACAACAAGGATGCCAGAGCAAGGAACATGTGAACGTTGCGGCTACATTTCTAGTCAG AAATTATGCAAAGCATGTGTCTTGCTGGACGGATTGAATCGAGGCTTACCAAAACTAGGCATAGGCAGGACCAAAGGCATTGCTGGAGGTGATGGTGACTGTGAGCAGCAAGCCACACGTTCGGAGAGGAACAGATCGAGTCTGCAAGGAAAACACGGGAACTTCGACTTCTAG